GTCGTCGTCGCCGGGCTGCTGGCCTCCGCGTCCGGCTACGCCCTGGTGTTCCTGTTCGCCTCGCCCACGGCGGTGACCCCGATCATCGTTGCGTTCGCCGTGCTCGGTGCGGGTATCGGTGCGGCCGAGACGTTGTCGAACGACCTCATCGTCTCGAGCGTGCCCGCGACGAAGGCCGGTGCGGCCTCAGCGGTCTCCGAGACGGCCTACGAGATCGGCGCGGTGCTCGGCACGGCGGTGCTCGGCTCGATCCTCACCGCCTCCTACCGGACCCACCTGGAGTTGCCGGCCGGGCTGGATGCGGGTCGGACGGAGGCCGCCCGGCAGACGCTCGGCGGAGCCCACGCCGTCGCCGAGACCCTGCCCACCGGATCCGCGGACGCGTTGCTCGCGGCGGCGGGGGAGGCCTTCGACAGCGGCGTCACGATCACCTCGCTCGTCGGCGTCGTGCTCATGGTCGTCTCGGCGGTCGTCGCGTGGCGCACCCTCTCCGAGCACCGGAACGACGGACCCCACGGAGAAGCCGAGATGGTTTAAGTTTCCACCATGCGAAAACTGGTGTGGGCGCTGGTCGCCGTCGTGGTCGTGGCTCTGCTCGGCTTCTTCGTTGCCCCATGGGTGTACGGAACGTTCATCGCGGAGGACGATGCACCCGCCGCGACGGTCTCCACCGAGGGCGCCGAAGCCGCGACCGGAACGCTCGACGGTGAGTGGGCCGTCGTCGCGGGCACCGGCCCCAACCGCACCGCCGCCGGCTACACCGTGCACGAGATCCTCCGCGGCGCCGACGTCACCGTCGTGGGCAGCACCGACCGGGTGACCGGTGCGGCGACCATCGTCGACGGGAGCCTCACCGCCGCCGAGGTCGTGGTGGAGGTCGACGGCATCACCACCGACAGCGGTCAGCGCGACAACCAGTTCCGCACCCGGGTGATGGACACCGCGAACTTTCCGACGGCGACCTTCCTCCTCACCGAACCCGTCGACCTGTCCTCCGTGCCCACCGAC
This region of Rhodococcus sp. Z13 genomic DNA includes:
- a CDS encoding YceI family protein, yielding MRKLVWALVAVVVVALLGFFVAPWVYGTFIAEDDAPAATVSTEGAEAATGTLDGEWAVVAGTGPNRTAAGYTVHEILRGADVTVVGSTDRVTGAATIVDGSLTAAEVVVEVDGITTDSGQRDNQFRTRVMDTANFPTATFLLTEPVDLSSVPTDGTTGTVTVTGTLTLRGEERPVTVDVEVLRSGEDIVASGSVPTTWTDFGVEPPDLGFVTVDDAGSVDFLVTLEKQ